The DNA window GAGCGGCATCACGCTCAGACTTTTCAAAGAGACAAACTCCATTTTCTTATGAATGGAAAGTGAAAACCCTGTTCCGCTTAAATTGGGTTCTTTCCCGTCCTGAGAAACACAACAGACCCCCAAAAGGCACGCTGAAGAGAGAGCACACACACAGACCCAGCGGCGAGAAATGACCATGACCACCATGCCTGAGAGTCTAAACAGCCCCGTCTCGGGGAAGGCCGTCTTTATGGAGTTCGGGCCGCCCGGCCAGCAAATGTCTCCTTCTCCCATGTCCCACGGACACTATTCCATGCACTGTTTACACTCCGCGGGCCACTCGCAGCCCGACAGCGCGTACAGCACAGCTTCGTCCTTCTCCCGACCGCTGGGCTACCCCTATGTGAACTCGGTGAGCAGCCACTCCGGCAACCCCTACATCAGTTCAGTGCAGCCCTACCCCAACAGC is part of the Meleagris gallopavo isolate NT-WF06-2002-E0010 breed Aviagen turkey brand Nicholas breeding stock unplaced genomic scaffold, Turkey_5.1 ChrUn_random_7180001888307, whole genome shotgun sequence genome and encodes:
- the DLX1 gene encoding homeobox protein DLX-1; the encoded protein is MTMTTMPESLNSPVSGKAVFMEFGPPGQQMSPSPMSHGHYSMHCLHSAGHSQPDSAYSTASSFSRPLGYPYVNSVSSHSGNPYISSVQPYPNSSGLAQPRLEETGR